GTAattaattacatatatatatatatatatatatattatttccaTAGTGTTTGATTAAATGTAAATATTTGTGTAGACTGCGGCGCGGCATGCAGTGCTCGCTGTCGTTTATCATCTAGGCCTCATCTATGCAAGAGAGCATGCGGGACTTGCTGCCAGCGTTGCAGCTGTGTTCCTCCGGGTACCGCCGGCAATCAAGAGGCCTGCCCGTGTTACGCCAGCCTCACTACCCACGGCGGCAGACGCAAGTGCCCTTGAATCAATCCTCTGTCTTGAAAACTCGAACAAGCTTGCTCATATTCGGGCATGCAGATGCTATGGGAATTGAAGGTGCTCATGCCTTCAGATATATAAATAATctgttttaaaataaataaaaatgtccTTTTGTGTAATTAAAGCTACAGAATTTGCTTGTATTAATGTTATTGTTTTGAAGTGTTGGGAGTCCTGGGACATTGAGCTAGTGATGGAATAGTGACTATTTTTTTCTTCCTGTTTTACCTGTAATCAATATTTTTCTTTGCGTGTTCAATAAAATCTTTGTACTCACAAACTAAATGATCATGCACTTTTCACAAATAAACGAGCTTTGTTCTATTTAATTGTCATCTGACTTCATATAAGTACGTACAAGTTTCAACGTACATGCAATCGTCTTTGGAAGAGTGATCTGACTGACTAACTATCTTGGTGATTACGTACTTTCTCCTCCACCAGCCAGAGGGAATAATTAGATGCCAATTGACCATGAGGATTGAGTTGTCCATAAGGACAAACTTGGACCATAATCTCTCACAAGTCAATGCAATTGAAGTTGAAATTGACGTGCCTACTTTACTCAAGACTGACAAGCATAAATTATATCGTGGGCCTTATTTGTAATGACACAGCCCCCAATCCAAGCCCATTTTGCAAAATTTAGAAACTGAAACTGAAAGTTGTAAGTGCCAAAACCCTAACGACAAACGTCTGGAACGTCTGGATTATGATGCAACGTACGTAATTCTAAATTCTTAGTCATAAAGGTATAGTGCTTTGTTACTTAATTAGGATTTTACCAAATTATGTCCTGGTTTTTGTTAACTAGGCAGTCTACCAACACACAAACTGTCTCCTTTTATTGGTCTTTTATATACTTACGTTTATTCAGGCATGTGTACTTGAACAATTTATCTACACGTACATTGAACTTATTAAATGCAACCGTTGAATTTTTCATATTTATAGGTTTATAGGCCTGAAAATTGAACACATATGGTCATTTTCGCTTGCAGTAGATGCCAAAAACATTAAAGATATATCCATTCTCTAATTAAAGTTAATTACATATAATTTAGAAGTGATTActcaaatttataaaaataaaattgtaattttcaccaaaagtatGTAACTTTCTAAACTTTATTTACACGGTGGAGCACTTTTTGTCATCGATGTATCACTGAATTAAATGACCTCCATGTCCCATGAACCTCATGAaacttttctataaaaaccacaACAGTTTTCACTTTTCAAACCACACCAGTTCTCAGTTCTAATCATATACAAATACTGCATGGCAAAAATTATGTTGAAGATTCTAATCACTCACGTTCTCGTTTTTCTTCTCGTTCTCCAGCTTGCCGCTAAATCCAATGAAAGGGTATGTAATTAACTActtaatcctttttttttttggtagtatTATGTTCAAAGCTTTTGACTAACTCACGGTGACGCAATTGAGATGACCACAACCTTTGCTGCAAACCCTCCTCCCCAGCCAAAAATAggtatttaattattaattaattgctATATATATTACAATAACCAAACCACTTAATTATATGCTTATATAATTAAACAATATGGTGATATTTCCAGACTGTGACGGAGCTTGTGTTGTGAGGTGCTCAAAATCGTCAAGGCCTAATATGTGCCACAGGGCATGCGGGACATGTTGTTGGAGATGCTTCTGCGTTCCACCTGGTACTTTCGGCAACTATGATGTATGCCCTTGTTATAGAGACATGACTACCTGTGGAGGCATAGACAAATGCCCTTAAACATCAATGTATCAAGTTTCTATTTATCGATCATTTGGACTGTACATCATATATCTATTATGTTAGATGAACCAAATAAATCATAATTATCTACACCTTCATCTATTTTATTCTCTCTTCCTTATGTTGTGTTTGGTGATACAAAGTTTGGAAAAcactttaatttctttttaaatttgagCTTCCAAAAATTATAAACTGATCATGCAACATTAAatcacaaaaaggtttttattaagatgttttctaaaattaaaaattgatcaATATAGTTATATAAATGAATGTTGCAGATCAATGTCGTTCTTTTGTTATAACTATGTCAAAAATTTCATTAGTGGCATTTGGTTTGGTATTCGATTCCACTTCATACATACCtacatatataatatagtaatgtatatatataaatatataagttGGCCAGAAGACTCCATTATCCATCCCATCATATTATACTGTACTATCAAGCTACCAAACAGATTTGTTTATGACAAAAAAAGCTGCATTCGGCCCCATATATACCTCAACGGGGGATGTGATTGAtgcttaattaattaacattttctggtctttgatttttgaagacCTGTCTGGTTGAGGTGGATTGTTTGT
Above is a window of Malus sylvestris chromosome 15, drMalSylv7.2, whole genome shotgun sequence DNA encoding:
- the LOC126605985 gene encoding gibberellin-regulated protein 1-like, whose translation is MAAISKSSRAVIVSLLLVSLLVFNLVEADEKVNSNPGPEQSSLLKKIDCGAACSARCRLSSRPHLCKRACGTCCQRCSCVPPGTAGNQEACPCYASLTTHGGRRKCP
- the LOC126605987 gene encoding gibberellin-regulated protein 1-like — translated: MAKIMLKILITHVLVFLLVLQLAAKSNERMTTTFAANPPPQPKIDCDGACVVRCSKSSRPNMCHRACGTCCWRCFCVPPGTFGNYDVCPCYRDMTTCGGIDKCP